One Bremerella alba DNA segment encodes these proteins:
- a CDS encoding phosphate/phosphite/phosphonate ABC transporter substrate-binding protein, translating into MMITPRRRLTTRIIRSMTAVFGLVVIVTATLHDAVNAYGDEVNRDGSESRPLQVMLIPADTGADTTLDDFKPVFNAIEKNFGLHFELRVGTSYGAVVEGLVARRVDIAFVGPVTFQQARQRKAAELLAVAVKDNSSSYRSALLVRKNQDINRLSDLRGKLVALGDINSASSFRYPLAMLLKADVDPVTQLDRVVITGSHSNALAALREGHVDAAGCSLAAYQKAINSGAISTGAFKVLAVSPPIPNPPLAMHPGLSDTVKKKLTDAFRQIHRAPGVSPEMIRGYGGDRYDRFDVEFPQREFDVAIDQLAPVTPQLISSIIERSADR; encoded by the coding sequence ATGATGATCACGCCACGTCGGCGACTGACAACCCGCATCATTCGCAGCATGACTGCGGTTTTCGGCCTAGTTGTAATCGTCACGGCTACACTTCACGATGCGGTGAATGCCTATGGCGATGAAGTAAATCGCGATGGGAGTGAGTCGCGGCCCCTACAAGTCATGTTGATCCCAGCCGATACAGGCGCGGATACGACGCTTGACGACTTCAAACCCGTTTTCAATGCCATTGAAAAAAACTTCGGCCTGCACTTTGAATTGCGTGTAGGCACTTCCTACGGAGCAGTTGTCGAAGGGCTAGTTGCCAGGCGGGTCGATATTGCCTTTGTCGGGCCGGTCACATTTCAGCAAGCCCGGCAAAGAAAAGCAGCTGAACTTTTAGCCGTCGCGGTTAAGGACAATTCCAGCTCTTACCGCTCTGCACTCTTGGTACGAAAAAATCAAGACATCAATCGGCTCAGCGACCTCCGCGGAAAACTAGTGGCACTAGGGGATATCAATTCGGCATCCAGTTTTCGATATCCTTTGGCAATGCTGCTCAAAGCTGATGTTGATCCCGTTACACAGCTTGATCGCGTTGTGATTACCGGAAGTCACAGCAATGCATTGGCCGCGCTGCGAGAAGGTCATGTCGATGCGGCCGGCTGTTCGTTAGCCGCCTACCAAAAGGCGATCAACTCTGGTGCGATTAGCACTGGCGCGTTCAAGGTTCTTGCTGTGAGCCCTCCCATTCCCAATCCACCGCTGGCCATGCACCCCGGCCTGTCCGATACGGTTAAGAAAAAACTGACCGACGCGTTTCGGCAAATTCATCGTGCCCCTGGTGTCAGTCCAGAGATGATCCGCGGGTATGGTGGCGACCGCTACGACCGCTTTGATGTCGAGTTTCCTCAGCGAGAGTTTGATGTTGCCATCGATCAGCTCGCCCCAGTTACACCCCAGCTAATCTCTTCGATTATCGAACGATCCGCAGATCGTTAA
- a CDS encoding metallophosphoesterase, with protein sequence MFTGFSLNHTNLEASEKAPHRTQAYVWDHLDEWTNRSGSALMLTEAGFDVKPLPMDKSPWGLSGLIFIGSFASEDPAYPKYMQKYAEDLYKFVDDGNVLVQMTQADQTENRPPFLPTTLEARRCDTDSSAAYVLSPQHTLVKDFPVDQGKLSFSKERLGWETYDRQGGFQVILSSDANASYPILMEGAYGQGRIVLAAMHIDKILDAEKDRVADVKCQALAKQFAKNLLTHVKDVDARSAEAIEVTLSPRVQRSFAEGSWTLALLPDTQVYSVRYPGLFSTQTAWLRAHAKERNIQYVLHLGDITDNNTRKEWERASESMQLLDGHVPYALAGGNHDYGPSGDASTRETFLNEYFSFEKLAAMPGFGGAFEKEKLDNTYHLFEIGEQKWIVIALEWGPRDVVVDWANEVMSKHADRKGILVTHAYLYSDSRRYDHTEKSKPNHWNPHNYRTPDGVNDGQELWDKLVRKHNFVFTFNGHVLNDGTGYRADPNDNGQMVHQILANYQMGEMGGEAYLRLLEFDPDGNTVHMLAYSPLYDRYLLASDHTFTIKLDQAPADQPEETATAEIAASSIEPPKSNMRQKVTQEPGQQVEVTK encoded by the coding sequence ATGTTCACCGGCTTTTCTCTGAACCATACGAACTTGGAAGCATCCGAAAAGGCACCTCATCGCACTCAGGCTTATGTCTGGGATCATCTCGACGAGTGGACTAATCGGTCGGGCAGTGCCTTAATGCTGACGGAAGCCGGATTTGACGTAAAACCATTACCCATGGACAAATCCCCCTGGGGGCTCAGTGGCCTCATCTTCATCGGCAGTTTTGCCAGCGAAGACCCCGCATATCCGAAGTACATGCAGAAGTATGCCGAAGACCTGTACAAGTTTGTCGACGACGGTAATGTCCTCGTCCAAATGACTCAGGCAGATCAAACTGAGAATCGTCCCCCATTCCTTCCCACAACCCTGGAAGCGCGCCGCTGCGATACGGACTCGTCCGCTGCCTACGTTCTTTCGCCGCAGCATACTTTGGTGAAGGATTTCCCCGTCGATCAAGGCAAACTATCGTTCAGCAAAGAACGCCTAGGATGGGAAACCTACGATCGCCAAGGAGGATTCCAGGTTATCCTGAGTTCAGATGCCAACGCCAGCTATCCCATTCTAATGGAAGGCGCCTACGGTCAGGGACGCATTGTTCTGGCGGCCATGCATATTGATAAAATTCTCGACGCCGAGAAAGATCGTGTCGCCGACGTAAAGTGCCAGGCTCTGGCGAAACAATTTGCCAAGAACCTCTTAACGCATGTCAAAGACGTCGATGCTCGGAGCGCCGAGGCTATTGAAGTCACACTGTCCCCACGCGTGCAACGAAGCTTTGCCGAAGGATCGTGGACCTTAGCCTTGCTTCCTGATACGCAGGTCTACTCGGTTCGCTATCCAGGATTGTTCTCCACTCAGACAGCTTGGCTTCGAGCTCATGCGAAAGAGCGAAACATTCAATATGTTCTGCATTTGGGCGACATCACCGATAACAATACAAGAAAAGAATGGGAACGAGCCTCTGAGTCGATGCAACTTCTGGACGGACACGTCCCCTATGCTCTCGCTGGCGGCAACCACGATTACGGCCCATCGGGGGATGCTTCAACCCGCGAGACATTTCTTAATGAATACTTCTCATTTGAGAAATTGGCTGCCATGCCAGGGTTTGGCGGGGCTTTCGAGAAGGAAAAGCTAGACAACACCTATCATTTGTTCGAGATAGGTGAACAAAAGTGGATTGTCATCGCATTAGAATGGGGACCAAGAGATGTCGTCGTCGATTGGGCGAATGAAGTGATGTCGAAGCACGCAGATCGTAAGGGGATATTGGTGACCCACGCCTACCTCTATTCCGACTCGCGGCGATACGATCATACCGAAAAGTCGAAGCCCAACCATTGGAACCCACACAACTATCGCACGCCAGATGGCGTTAACGATGGACAAGAGTTATGGGACAAACTCGTGCGAAAGCACAATTTTGTGTTCACGTTCAATGGCCATGTCCTGAACGATGGAACCGGCTACCGAGCCGACCCCAACGACAACGGCCAAATGGTCCATCAGATCCTTGCAAACTATCAAATGGGTGAGATGGGTGGTGAAGCCTACCTGCGGCTGCTTGAGTTTGATCCTGATGGCAACACGGTCCACATGTTGGCATACAGTCCGCTGTACGATCGCTACCTCTTGGCAAGCGACCACACGTTTACCATCAAACTTGATCAGGCACCTGCCGATCAGCCGGAAGAGACAGCAACGGCTGAGATTGCTGCTTCCTCAATCGAGCCCCCAAAATCGAATATGCGTCAGAAAGTGACTCAAGAGCCAGGACAACAGGTTGAGGTAACCAAATGA
- a CDS encoding DUF1559 family PulG-like putative transporter, giving the protein MKVVNLPNRVSRRSESGFTLVELLVVIAIIGVLIALLLPAVQQAREAARRMSCSNKLKQLQLGVHNYHDTFLVFPSGAINGRGDDPNGAHGSGTAAIGASWNLMILSQIEQPALHEQFMIIANERAEVTDWLGNGTYTSQGITVGSEQLDAMSCPSHPSTSEQMGNGTGQEHLARGNYSACYGKAGYGTIHTKTGDEGGVFGNNSELSMRDVTDGTANTISLSELKFRLSSSSGPSYQDTRGTWAYPVMGADIFSTKTGPNSTTPDGVWGCRSYLEEGMPCVQIGSPYTELYSAARSYHPGGVMVAMTDGSVRFMPETIDLTIWQALGTRGGREVASIP; this is encoded by the coding sequence ATGAAGGTTGTCAATCTTCCAAATCGCGTTTCACGTAGATCAGAATCAGGCTTTACGCTAGTTGAATTACTGGTGGTGATCGCCATTATCGGAGTCCTTATTGCACTGCTACTTCCTGCAGTACAGCAGGCCCGAGAAGCAGCGCGGCGGATGTCGTGCTCGAACAAGCTGAAGCAGTTGCAGTTAGGCGTCCACAACTATCACGACACCTTCTTGGTGTTTCCGTCCGGTGCGATCAACGGCCGAGGCGACGATCCCAATGGTGCCCACGGTAGTGGAACTGCTGCGATCGGTGCTTCGTGGAACTTAATGATTCTATCGCAAATTGAGCAGCCAGCGTTGCACGAACAGTTCATGATCATTGCCAACGAAAGGGCCGAAGTGACCGACTGGTTAGGCAACGGGACCTATACCTCGCAGGGCATTACCGTTGGTTCGGAACAGCTTGACGCGATGAGCTGTCCGTCGCACCCATCCACTAGCGAGCAAATGGGGAACGGAACGGGACAAGAGCATTTGGCCCGCGGCAACTACTCTGCCTGCTATGGAAAAGCTGGCTACGGTACGATTCATACGAAGACCGGTGACGAAGGGGGTGTTTTTGGCAACAACTCCGAACTCAGCATGAGGGACGTTACTGATGGTACGGCGAATACCATTTCTTTAAGCGAGTTGAAGTTTCGCCTGTCCAGCAGCTCTGGACCATCTTATCAGGATACCCGCGGAACCTGGGCTTATCCGGTGATGGGTGCCGACATCTTTAGTACGAAGACGGGGCCCAACAGCACGACTCCTGACGGAGTGTGGGGTTGCCGCAGTTATCTCGAAGAGGGCATGCCGTGTGTGCAGATCGGCAGCCCCTATACCGAGTTGTACTCTGCCGCTCGGAGCTATCATCCTGGGGGCGTGATGGTCGCTATGACCGACGGTTCGGTCAGATTCATGCCGGAAACAATCGATCTAACCATCTGGCAAGCTCTGGGAACGCGCGGTGGACGCGAAGTCGCTTCGATTCCTTAG
- the phnE gene encoding phosphonate ABC transporter, permease protein PhnE gives MASPSKTNHDLDSMRQAGWPVEGKRLLPALVVALIVGMVLCYSFSRMGLTRAAGESAKAFQALFGASESSQVVDAASRFIDQGWPPVISSERETSRIENFNPEQLPWLSYVEMRETPTVSIDFENGSVVEREVMESHQVLVEPVGYLFRVLWLMLETLEIALWGTILALIMGLPLSMLASRRISPARPVVLLARGVCSLSRAIPELISALFFVLLFGFGPAAGVLALGLHSAGFLGKFFADDIDNTDDGPAKALACSGIGKPGVFLHALLPQVLPQYLAYLQYILERNVRTATVLGIVGAGGIGVELMGKWHNFQFGHATTVLLAIFLTVILLEAITQTLRKEWIRD, from the coding sequence GTGGCGTCACCCTCCAAAACGAACCACGATCTCGATTCGATGCGTCAGGCAGGATGGCCGGTCGAAGGAAAGCGTCTCCTCCCGGCTTTGGTGGTTGCACTGATCGTGGGGATGGTCCTTTGCTATTCATTTAGCCGCATGGGTTTGACCAGAGCCGCCGGCGAAAGTGCCAAGGCCTTTCAGGCGCTATTCGGAGCAAGCGAGTCAAGTCAGGTCGTGGACGCGGCTTCGCGGTTTATCGATCAAGGGTGGCCTCCGGTTATTTCCAGTGAACGAGAGACTAGTCGCATCGAGAATTTCAACCCAGAGCAACTGCCTTGGCTTAGTTATGTCGAAATGAGAGAAACGCCGACTGTTTCCATCGATTTCGAGAATGGCTCAGTCGTCGAACGCGAAGTCATGGAAAGTCACCAAGTATTGGTCGAACCTGTTGGCTATCTCTTTCGGGTGCTATGGCTGATGCTGGAAACGTTAGAAATTGCCCTTTGGGGAACCATCTTGGCACTGATTATGGGCTTGCCTTTAAGCATGCTCGCCTCACGCAGGATCAGCCCGGCTCGCCCGGTTGTACTGCTGGCCAGAGGAGTCTGTAGCTTGAGCCGTGCAATTCCTGAGTTAATCTCCGCCCTGTTCTTTGTCCTGCTGTTTGGCTTCGGTCCGGCGGCGGGAGTCTTGGCGCTAGGGCTTCACTCGGCCGGCTTTCTAGGCAAGTTCTTTGCAGATGATATCGACAACACCGACGACGGGCCTGCGAAAGCTTTGGCCTGCAGTGGCATTGGAAAACCAGGCGTATTCCTCCATGCGTTGTTGCCCCAGGTGTTGCCCCAGTACCTCGCCTACCTGCAATATATTTTGGAACGCAATGTTCGCACGGCCACTGTTCTAGGGATTGTCGGTGCCGGTGGGATCGGTGTCGAGCTGATGGGCAAGTGGCATAATTTTCAGTTCGGTCACGCAACCACCGTACTGCTGGCCATCTTCTTAACAGTCATTCTTTTGGAAGCCATTACGCAGACACTACGCAAAGAGTGGATTCGTGATTGA
- a CDS encoding phosphonate ABC transporter ATP-binding protein has translation MLSINSISKSFPSGKDTVQALRNVSFQIQRGEFCVMLGHSGAGKSTLLKLVSGQMTPDEGEIVIDDQRLTSRNRRSLQYRIGMIHQHYELVERLSCLDNVLLGRLPWIPMTQSIFRNWNSDDRLAACTWLERVGLEPSHATRRAGQLSGGQQQRVAIARALIRQPTLLLADEPVASLDPATSRSILELLHQASRDWNVSVLCNLHQPELAQEFADRIIQLSQGNIQFDGTPKQWARHYQEVNGGSSEPSNNELRSHSPAY, from the coding sequence ATGCTCTCCATAAACTCCATAAGTAAGTCCTTTCCCAGCGGCAAGGACACGGTTCAAGCTCTACGGAACGTCTCCTTTCAGATTCAGCGGGGCGAGTTCTGCGTGATGTTAGGGCACTCTGGTGCTGGCAAGTCAACCCTCTTGAAGCTCGTCAGCGGTCAGATGACGCCTGATGAAGGTGAGATCGTCATTGACGATCAGCGATTAACCAGCCGAAATCGTCGTTCTCTTCAGTACCGGATCGGTATGATCCACCAGCATTATGAATTGGTCGAACGTCTGTCCTGTCTCGACAACGTGCTGCTGGGGCGTCTCCCTTGGATTCCGATGACGCAATCTATTTTCCGAAACTGGAACTCTGACGATCGCCTCGCCGCATGTACCTGGCTCGAGAGAGTAGGATTGGAGCCCTCGCACGCTACGCGTCGAGCAGGGCAACTTTCCGGCGGACAACAGCAACGTGTGGCCATCGCTCGGGCATTGATCCGTCAGCCAACGCTGCTACTAGCGGACGAACCGGTCGCCAGCCTCGATCCGGCAACCAGCCGATCCATTCTCGAACTGCTGCATCAAGCTTCCCGTGACTGGAATGTCTCGGTGCTGTGTAATTTGCACCAGCCAGAGCTTGCTCAAGAATTCGCCGACCGGATAATCCAGCTTTCACAGGGGAACATTCAGTTTGACGGTACTCCGAAGCAGTGGGCTCGTCATTACCAAGAGGTGAATGGGGGCTCCTCTGAACCATCGAACAACGAGCTCCGTTCGCATTCCCCAGCTTACTAG
- a CDS encoding zinc-dependent alcohol dehydrogenase has translation MKALLLSEYKKLDVVDFDEPEIGDHDLLVSVKACGICGSDIHGYDGSTGRRQPPLIMGHEAAGVVAKVGKSVTGFREGDRVTFDSTVSCGNCFYCRRGAINLCDNRMVLGVSCDEYRRHGAFAEYVAVPQHICYHLPASIPYNHAAMIEAVSVAVHAAGRAPVTLGDTAVVVGSGMIGLLAIQAIRLAGCSQVIAVDLDSNRLEVAKRLGADVGIVASEGNVEEQVRQLTNGRGADVVLEVVGATPTINTAIQCARKGGSIVLVGNLAPKVELPLQAVVTRELSVYGSCASSGEYPACIDLMSRDAIRVEDLITATASLEESVDWFARLYSGEPGAMKVIIDPTR, from the coding sequence ATGAAGGCGCTACTACTCTCGGAATACAAGAAACTAGATGTCGTCGACTTCGATGAGCCTGAGATTGGCGACCATGATCTGTTAGTGAGTGTCAAAGCGTGTGGCATCTGCGGAAGCGATATCCATGGCTACGATGGCAGCACCGGACGTCGCCAACCTCCGTTAATCATGGGACACGAAGCCGCTGGCGTGGTAGCCAAGGTCGGTAAATCGGTGACCGGGTTTCGTGAAGGGGATCGGGTAACATTCGATTCGACCGTTTCTTGTGGAAATTGCTTTTACTGCCGACGCGGCGCGATCAACCTTTGTGACAACCGTATGGTTCTTGGCGTATCGTGCGACGAATACCGCCGACATGGTGCGTTTGCTGAGTATGTCGCCGTCCCACAACACATTTGCTATCACTTGCCCGCTTCCATTCCCTACAATCATGCGGCGATGATTGAAGCGGTTTCGGTGGCCGTCCATGCCGCTGGCAGGGCCCCTGTCACGTTGGGCGATACGGCGGTGGTCGTAGGTAGTGGCATGATCGGTTTGCTCGCCATCCAGGCCATTCGATTAGCCGGGTGCTCTCAGGTAATTGCCGTCGATCTCGACAGCAACCGGCTTGAGGTGGCTAAGCGATTGGGAGCCGATGTCGGGATCGTCGCCAGCGAAGGCAACGTCGAAGAACAGGTTCGACAACTAACCAACGGTCGAGGTGCCGACGTCGTGCTCGAAGTCGTCGGGGCAACTCCCACGATCAATACGGCTATTCAATGCGCCCGAAAGGGAGGCTCGATTGTGCTGGTGGGCAACCTGGCACCCAAAGTCGAGCTTCCGCTGCAAGCCGTCGTTACCAGAGAGCTATCTGTCTACGGCTCGTGTGCATCAAGCGGAGAATACCCAGCTTGCATCGACTTGATGTCTCGCGACGCAATTCGTGTGGAAGATTTGATAACGGCGACAGCTTCCTTGGAAGAAAGCGTCGACTGGTTTGCTCGTCTTTACTCGGGGGAACCTGGTGCGATGAAGGTGATTATCGATCCGACGCGATAA
- a CDS encoding MurR/RpiR family transcriptional regulator, which translates to MAADSVTTNEPTDKSWRKNFRRLHGELTAAEQRAGEFFESHPEAAYRSISEVVALSEIGYGTIIRFCQKLGCKGFQEFKLMLATDGVVNGHSEGGANDRPGSEAARRLRTDLSETLRLLEEGDLQHAAQQLLGCRVVLIVGVASSAPLVTSLAWKLSRIGIDARPSTEGYVMAVNATLLTQDDVLFAISSSGATKDILHAAKVATAHGASLIALTNFSSSPLSQLAEISLFTTSNRDPVKAEVPSIIAGEAVLEMLLEKLLIMEPQRREHLLQSSRAVSDRKL; encoded by the coding sequence ATGGCCGCTGACTCTGTTACTACTAACGAGCCTACCGATAAATCTTGGCGCAAGAACTTCCGTCGTCTTCACGGAGAGTTAACGGCCGCCGAGCAACGTGCCGGAGAATTCTTTGAAAGTCACCCCGAGGCCGCTTATCGCTCAATCAGCGAGGTAGTTGCGCTTAGCGAAATTGGATATGGAACGATCATTCGCTTCTGCCAGAAGCTAGGCTGCAAAGGCTTTCAAGAGTTTAAGCTCATGCTGGCCACCGATGGGGTAGTGAATGGACATTCGGAAGGGGGTGCGAATGACCGCCCAGGAAGCGAAGCGGCGCGAAGATTGAGAACCGACCTGAGCGAAACGCTTCGACTTCTGGAAGAGGGGGACCTGCAACATGCGGCTCAGCAGCTGCTCGGTTGCCGAGTTGTGCTCATTGTCGGCGTCGCTAGTTCTGCCCCGCTTGTGACAAGCCTGGCCTGGAAATTGAGCCGGATCGGAATCGACGCCAGGCCTTCGACGGAAGGTTACGTGATGGCCGTGAATGCGACCCTTTTGACGCAGGACGATGTCCTCTTTGCGATCAGCTCTTCCGGGGCGACCAAGGACATCTTACATGCGGCAAAGGTCGCTACCGCCCATGGAGCGTCTCTGATTGCACTAACCAATTTCTCTAGCTCGCCGTTGAGCCAGCTGGCGGAAATCTCTCTGTTCACTACTTCGAATCGCGATCCCGTTAAAGCCGAAGTTCCGTCGATCATTGCCGGAGAAGCGGTGCTGGAGATGCTGCTAGAGAAACTGCTGATCATGGAACCTCAGCGACGAGAACATCTGTTGCAATCGTCGCGGGCTGTTTCCGATCGAAAGTTGTAG
- a CDS encoding tetratricopeptide repeat protein: protein MAKTDASVVLLMVGLVLLVFFRAVFWKVAGPDIPIDAIASGNTLTRILSALVASFGIVGSLAVFVTWPLSSGTKDTLGETPIHWIFAVLLLVLVPAIYESAKGHSNVKTAFDYLSQSRLVEASDLMRHCIVLDAGTSYHGTHFRSLIVKLEARIEAIQKQVYKPLSRVDSIEKQIEQAINLAILNRRDEAILLLLPLVQSPDFAASGGHGLLGTIYQDRRNWEESLFHFRLAAEFWQAQRYSPEHSSGLAKSIQGQAYALRKLGRIDEAAAMYARLLELSPTAEHHFLLAQFHEDIQDTSQAAYHARRAIEISPEHYHKSAGSLINKMKTSHFGCFQLYAD, encoded by the coding sequence ATGGCTAAAACAGATGCAAGCGTTGTCTTGCTGATGGTTGGCTTAGTGCTATTGGTCTTCTTTCGAGCGGTATTTTGGAAGGTCGCCGGCCCGGATATTCCCATCGATGCGATTGCGTCTGGTAACACACTGACGCGTATCCTTTCGGCGCTTGTCGCCTCGTTTGGAATTGTCGGATCACTTGCCGTTTTCGTTACCTGGCCATTGTCATCGGGCACGAAAGATACACTGGGGGAAACGCCGATCCATTGGATATTTGCCGTACTGTTGCTTGTGTTGGTGCCTGCGATCTACGAGAGTGCTAAAGGTCATTCCAATGTGAAGACCGCTTTCGACTATCTATCCCAGTCGAGGCTCGTGGAAGCGTCCGATCTGATGAGGCACTGCATTGTGCTCGACGCGGGGACTTCCTACCACGGTACACATTTCCGCTCGCTGATTGTAAAGCTGGAGGCCAGGATCGAAGCGATCCAAAAGCAAGTCTACAAGCCACTTTCGCGTGTAGACTCAATCGAGAAGCAAATTGAACAGGCCATCAATCTTGCCATCTTGAATAGGCGAGACGAAGCGATCTTGTTGTTGCTTCCCTTGGTTCAGTCGCCGGATTTCGCTGCGTCTGGCGGACATGGGCTTCTAGGAACGATTTACCAGGATCGCCGAAATTGGGAAGAGTCTCTCTTTCATTTTCGTCTAGCCGCGGAGTTCTGGCAGGCACAACGCTATTCGCCCGAGCATTCGTCGGGCCTTGCGAAATCAATCCAGGGGCAAGCGTATGCTCTTCGCAAACTTGGGCGAATCGATGAGGCCGCAGCCATGTATGCCCGGCTGCTCGAACTCTCGCCAACGGCGGAGCACCACTTCTTGTTAGCGCAGTTCCACGAAGACATCCAAGACACGTCGCAGGCCGCATATCATGCCCGCCGAGCGATCGAGATTTCGCCGGAACACTATCATAAGTCAGCCGGATCGCTGATTAACAAGATGAAAACGAGTCACTTTGGCTGCTTTCAACTTTACGCAGATTAA